In Streptomyces durocortorensis, a genomic segment contains:
- the ilvC gene encoding ketol-acid reductoisomerase, with protein sequence MAELFYDDDADLSIIQGRKVAVIGYGSQGHAHALSLRDSGVDVRVGLHEGSKSKAKAEEQGLRVVTPAEAAAEADVIMILVPDPIQAQVYEESIKDNLKDGDALFFGHGLNVRFGFIKPPANVDVCMVAPKGPGHLVRRQYEEGRGVPCIVAVEQDASGKGLALALSYAKGIGGTRAGVIKTTFTEETETDLFGEQAVLCGGTAALVKAGFETLTEAGYQPEIAYFECLHELKLIVDLMYEGGLEKMRWSISETAEWGDYVTGPRIITDATKAEMKKVLTEIQDGTFAKNWMAEYHNGLPKYNEYKKADSDHLLETTGRELRKLMSWVNDEEA encoded by the coding sequence GTGGCCGAGCTGTTCTACGACGACGATGCCGACCTGTCCATCATCCAGGGCCGCAAGGTCGCGGTCATCGGCTACGGCAGCCAGGGCCACGCCCACGCGCTGTCGCTCCGTGACTCCGGCGTCGACGTCCGCGTCGGTCTGCACGAGGGCTCGAAGTCCAAGGCCAAGGCCGAGGAGCAGGGCCTGCGCGTGGTGACCCCCGCCGAGGCCGCCGCCGAGGCCGACGTCATCATGATCCTCGTCCCGGACCCGATCCAGGCCCAGGTCTACGAGGAGTCCATCAAGGACAACCTCAAGGACGGCGACGCCCTGTTCTTCGGCCACGGCCTGAACGTCCGCTTCGGCTTCATCAAGCCGCCGGCCAACGTCGACGTCTGCATGGTCGCCCCCAAGGGCCCCGGCCACCTGGTCCGCCGCCAGTACGAGGAGGGCCGCGGCGTCCCGTGCATCGTGGCCGTCGAGCAGGACGCCTCGGGCAAGGGCCTGGCGCTCGCCCTGTCGTACGCCAAGGGGATCGGCGGCACCCGTGCCGGCGTCATCAAGACCACCTTCACCGAGGAGACCGAGACCGACCTGTTCGGTGAGCAGGCCGTTCTCTGCGGTGGCACCGCCGCCCTGGTCAAGGCCGGTTTCGAGACGCTGACCGAGGCGGGCTACCAGCCCGAGATCGCGTACTTCGAGTGCCTGCACGAGCTGAAGCTCATCGTCGACCTCATGTACGAGGGCGGCCTGGAGAAGATGCGCTGGTCCATCTCGGAGACCGCCGAGTGGGGCGACTACGTCACCGGCCCCCGGATCATCACCGACGCCACCAAGGCCGAGATGAAGAAGGTCCTCACCGAGATCCAGGACGGCACCTTCGCCAAGAACTGGATGGCCGAGTACCACAACGGTCTGCCCAAGTACAACGAGTACAAGAAGGCCGACAGCGACCACCTGCTGGAGACCACCGGCCGTGAGCTGCGCAAGCTCATGAGCTGGGTGAACGACGAAGAGGCCTAG
- a CDS encoding aldo/keto reductase: protein MGAVGLGCMPMSWGYSASQQRGDRSVRTVHAALDAGVRLLDTADMYGPFTNELLVGRALKGRRSEAFVSTKCGLLVGDQHIVANGRPGYVRRACDASLRRLQTDVIDLYQLHRADPEVPVEETWGAMAELVTAGKVRSLGLCAVGAHAPRRSGAGLYAGTIRQLARIQQVFPVSAVEAELSVWSPEALEELLPWCAARGVGLLAAMPLGSGYLTGTLKPGQGFEPEDLRARHPRFTAEMMAANQPVVAGLRRIAERRGATVAQVALAWVLRQGPHVVPVPGAKRERWAVENAGAAGVALDERDLAEIAGLPPARGSWD from the coding sequence GTGGGCGCGGTCGGGCTGGGCTGTATGCCGATGAGCTGGGGCTACAGCGCATCGCAGCAGCGCGGCGACCGTTCGGTGCGGACGGTGCACGCGGCACTCGATGCGGGCGTCCGACTGCTCGACACCGCGGACATGTACGGGCCGTTCACCAACGAGCTGCTGGTCGGCCGGGCGCTCAAGGGCCGCCGGTCCGAGGCGTTCGTCTCCACCAAGTGCGGGCTGCTGGTGGGCGATCAGCACATCGTGGCCAACGGCCGGCCCGGGTATGTGCGGCGGGCCTGTGACGCCTCGCTGCGCCGGCTCCAGACGGATGTGATCGACCTGTACCAGCTGCACCGGGCCGACCCCGAGGTGCCGGTGGAGGAGACCTGGGGGGCGATGGCGGAGCTGGTGACGGCGGGCAAGGTCCGTTCGCTGGGGCTCTGCGCGGTGGGGGCGCACGCCCCGCGCAGGTCGGGCGCCGGGCTGTATGCGGGAACGATCCGGCAGTTGGCGCGGATTCAGCAGGTCTTCCCGGTCAGCGCCGTGGAGGCGGAGCTGTCGGTGTGGTCGCCGGAGGCGCTGGAGGAGCTGCTGCCCTGGTGCGCGGCGCGCGGGGTCGGGCTGCTGGCCGCGATGCCGCTGGGCAGCGGCTATCTGACCGGGACGCTGAAACCGGGCCAGGGGTTCGAGCCGGAGGATCTGCGGGCCAGGCATCCGCGGTTCACGGCGGAGATGATGGCGGCGAACCAGCCGGTGGTGGCCGGACTGCGGCGGATCGCGGAGCGGCGCGGGGCGACGGTGGCACAGGTGGCACTCGCGTGGGTGCTGCGCCAGGGCCCGCATGTGGTGCCGGTGCCGGGGGCGAAGCGGGAACGGTGGGCGGTGGAGAACGCGGGGGCGGCGGGGGTGGCCCTGGACGAGCGGGACCTGGCGGAGATAGCCGGGCTGCCCCCGGCGCGGGGCTCCTGGGACTGA
- a CDS encoding putative bifunctional diguanylate cyclase/phosphodiesterase — translation MSALGALLSPRSASGGAGLRSRILLGVVCAGYSVGAAVGWGSPRLALVMGDFGLAVAALVAAVSCFLYARTGAGRLRPAWLLFSLSSLMAACGNAVWGWYEVILSVPVPTPSLADVFFLCFAPPAIVGLLVLAKRPVTRAGWVCLALDAWLIAGSLLTLAWSLALAHAAHMAGFQEASVAPAALSLAYPLLDIVLVSMVLALHFRRSGANRSAVNTTIAALALTVLSDAVFTSPLLRSTYHSGQLLDAGWFAGSLLLAYAPWGARRGAGAAERPGPPRAAASRPIAGSLAALTPYLAAAVCTLGILYNVVEGRRVDRVVVLTGCTVVLALVVRQGIMLLDNISLTQELAQKENHFRSLVQGSSDVIMIAAPSGTLRYVSPAAAGVYGREAEDLVGSELSSIIHPEDLGRVVHEVRRFLAAPPHEEPTTRIECRFRSGTGDWLNVESTVNRHQGGLLLNSRDVTERVRLQAQLQHNAEHDPLTDLPNRALFTARVRKALGGRRAGDSGTAVLFIDLDGFKAVNDTIGHQAGDELLIQAGRRLQESVRAGDTAARLGGDEFAALIIGDGTRDQGAREYQVHEIADRLRLTLSQPYRIGSSEVRVAASIGVAFAEPAISPTDLMRNADLAMYRAKAGGKDRVELYAPQMQADVVRRSELATRLRTALRDGEFALLHQPVVHLASGSVAAVAAQARWRSAQGILFTPAEFLRVTGDDDRTAELGRWLLEESVAQAADRARAGHPVPVAVRLSAARLLDTAEPFGSIEALLTRHGLPSGALMIEVADSDPRVSFDALEQRLVALRRLGVRIALDGFGSGFAAINALRRLPIDVLKLDRNLVEGVVESARLHKITSGLLRIACDLGLQSVADGVDVPDQVLALRAMGCTHGQGMAFSGPLDEYRLRRALVRGEFPVPGIPGPRPAMAGGSIPLLTGSHTETPVPPP, via the coding sequence GTGAGCGCGCTGGGGGCCCTGCTCTCCCCGCGCTCCGCCTCCGGCGGTGCGGGCCTGCGGTCCCGGATTCTGCTCGGCGTCGTCTGCGCGGGGTATTCGGTGGGTGCCGCTGTCGGCTGGGGGTCACCCCGACTCGCGCTCGTCATGGGGGACTTCGGCCTCGCAGTGGCGGCGCTGGTCGCCGCCGTCTCCTGCTTCCTCTACGCGCGCACCGGCGCGGGGCGGCTGCGCCCCGCCTGGCTGCTGTTCTCGCTCTCCTCCCTCATGGCGGCCTGCGGAAACGCCGTCTGGGGCTGGTACGAGGTGATCCTCTCGGTCCCCGTGCCGACCCCTTCCCTCGCCGACGTCTTCTTCCTCTGCTTCGCGCCGCCCGCCATCGTCGGGCTGCTCGTGCTCGCCAAGCGCCCCGTCACCCGCGCCGGCTGGGTCTGCCTGGCCCTGGACGCCTGGCTGATCGCCGGCTCCCTGTTGACGCTCGCCTGGAGCCTCGCCCTCGCGCACGCCGCGCACATGGCGGGCTTCCAGGAGGCCAGTGTGGCGCCCGCCGCCCTCTCGCTGGCCTATCCGCTGCTCGACATCGTGCTCGTCTCGATGGTGCTCGCCCTGCACTTCCGCCGGTCCGGCGCCAACCGGTCCGCGGTCAACACCACCATCGCCGCCCTGGCGCTCACCGTCCTGAGCGACGCGGTCTTCACCTCGCCGCTGCTGCGCTCCACCTACCACTCGGGCCAGCTCCTCGACGCGGGCTGGTTCGCCGGTTCGCTGCTCCTCGCCTACGCCCCCTGGGGCGCCCGGCGCGGGGCCGGGGCCGCCGAGCGCCCCGGACCGCCGCGGGCCGCCGCCAGCCGCCCGATCGCCGGTTCGCTGGCCGCCCTGACCCCCTATCTCGCCGCCGCCGTCTGCACCCTGGGCATCCTGTACAACGTGGTCGAGGGCCGCCGGGTGGACCGGGTCGTCGTCCTCACCGGCTGTACGGTCGTCCTGGCGCTCGTCGTCCGCCAGGGCATCATGCTCCTCGACAACATCTCGCTCACCCAGGAGCTGGCCCAGAAGGAGAACCACTTCCGCTCCCTGGTCCAGGGCTCCAGCGACGTCATCATGATCGCCGCACCCAGCGGGACCCTGCGCTACGTCAGCCCCGCCGCCGCCGGGGTCTACGGGCGCGAGGCGGAAGATCTCGTCGGCTCCGAGCTGTCCTCGATCATCCATCCCGAGGACCTCGGCCGGGTGGTCCACGAAGTGCGGCGCTTCCTCGCCGCCCCACCGCACGAAGAGCCCACCACGCGCATCGAGTGCCGCTTCCGCTCCGGAACCGGCGACTGGCTCAACGTCGAGTCCACCGTCAACCGCCACCAGGGCGGCCTCCTCCTCAACAGCCGCGACGTCACCGAACGGGTCAGGCTCCAGGCCCAGTTGCAGCACAACGCCGAGCACGACCCGCTCACCGACCTGCCCAACCGGGCGCTGTTCACCGCCCGGGTCCGCAAGGCGCTCGGCGGCCGCCGAGCGGGCGACTCCGGCACCGCCGTCCTCTTCATCGACCTCGACGGCTTCAAGGCGGTCAACGACACCATCGGCCACCAGGCGGGCGACGAACTGCTCATCCAGGCTGGCCGCCGCCTCCAGGAGTCCGTCCGGGCCGGGGACACCGCGGCGAGGCTCGGCGGTGACGAGTTCGCGGCGCTCATCATCGGCGACGGCACCCGCGACCAGGGCGCCCGGGAGTATCAGGTCCACGAGATCGCCGACCGACTGCGCCTCACCCTCTCCCAGCCCTACCGGATCGGCTCCAGCGAGGTCCGGGTGGCCGCCTCCATCGGCGTCGCCTTCGCCGAGCCCGCCATCAGCCCCACCGACCTCATGCGCAACGCCGACCTCGCGATGTACCGGGCCAAGGCGGGCGGCAAGGACCGGGTCGAGCTGTACGCCCCGCAGATGCAGGCCGATGTCGTACGCCGCTCCGAGCTGGCCACCCGGCTGCGGACCGCCCTGCGCGACGGCGAGTTCGCCCTGCTCCACCAGCCAGTGGTCCATCTCGCCAGTGGGTCCGTGGCCGCCGTCGCCGCCCAGGCCCGCTGGAGATCCGCCCAGGGCATCCTGTTCACCCCCGCCGAGTTCCTCCGGGTCACCGGCGACGACGACCGCACCGCCGAGCTCGGCCGCTGGCTCCTGGAGGAGTCCGTCGCCCAGGCCGCCGACCGGGCCAGGGCCGGGCACCCCGTACCGGTCGCCGTCCGGCTGTCCGCCGCCCGGCTGCTGGACACCGCCGAGCCCTTCGGCTCCATCGAAGCGCTGCTGACCCGGCACGGCCTGCCCTCGGGCGCCCTGATGATCGAGGTGGCCGACAGTGACCCCCGCGTCTCCTTCGACGCCCTGGAGCAGCGCCTCGTGGCCCTGCGCCGGCTCGGCGTACGGATCGCGCTCGACGGCTTCGGCAGCGGCTTCGCGGCGATCAACGCCCTGCGGCGGCTCCCCATCGACGTACTGAAGCTCGACCGGAATCTGGTCGAGGGGGTGGTCGAATCGGCCAGACTGCACAAGATCACCAGCGGGCTGCTGCGGATCGCCTGCGACCTCGGCCTCCAGTCCGTCGCCGACGGCGTCGACGTCCCCGACCAGGTCCTCGCCCTGCGCGCCATGGGATGCACGCACGGCCAGGGGATGGCCTTCTCCGGGCCGCTCGACGAATACCGGCTGCGGCGGGCGCTGGTCCGCGGGGAGTTCCCCGTGCCGGGCATTCCGGGCCCCCGGCCGGCCATGGCGGGCGGCTCGATCCCGCTGCTCACCGGATCACATACTGAGACGCCCGTCCCACCCCCTTGA
- the serA gene encoding phosphoglycerate dehydrogenase: MSSKPVVLIAEELSPATVDALGPDFEIRHCNGADRAELLPAIADVDAILVRSATKVDAEAIAAARKLRVVARAGVGLDNVDVSSATKAGVMVVNAPTSNIVTAAELACGLLVATARNIPQANTALKNGEWKRSKYTGVELSEKVLGVVGLGRIGVLVAQRMSAFGMKVVAYDPYVQPARAAQMGVKLLSLDELLEVADFITVHLPKTPETLGLIGDEALHKVKPSVRIVNAARGGIVDEEALYSALKEGRVAGAGLDVYAKEPCTDSPLFQFDQVVCTPHLGASTDEAQEKAGIAVAKSVRLALAGELVPDAVNVQGGVIAEDVRPGLPLAEKLGRIFTALAGEVAARLDVEVYGEITQHDVKVLELSALKGVFEDVVDETVSYVNAPLFAQERGVEVRLTTSSESPDHRNVVTVRGTLSSGEEVAVSGTLAGPKHLQKIVAIGEHDVDLALADHMVVLRYQDRPGVVGAVGKILGEAGLNIAGMQVSRAAAGGEALVVLTVDDTVPQTVLTEIADEIGASSARSVNLTD; encoded by the coding sequence GTGAGCTCGAAACCTGTCGTACTCATCGCTGAAGAGCTGTCGCCCGCCACGGTCGACGCTCTGGGTCCGGATTTCGAGATCCGGCACTGCAACGGCGCGGACCGCGCCGAGTTGCTCCCCGCGATCGCCGATGTCGACGCGATCCTGGTGCGCTCCGCTACCAAGGTCGACGCCGAGGCCATCGCCGCCGCCAGGAAGCTCCGGGTCGTGGCCCGCGCGGGCGTCGGTCTGGACAACGTCGATGTCTCCTCGGCCACCAAGGCCGGCGTGATGGTCGTCAACGCCCCGACCTCCAACATCGTCACCGCCGCCGAGCTGGCCTGCGGTCTGCTGGTCGCCACCGCGCGGAACATCCCGCAGGCCAACACCGCCCTGAAGAACGGCGAGTGGAAGCGCTCCAAGTACACCGGCGTCGAGCTCAGCGAGAAGGTCCTCGGCGTCGTGGGCCTCGGCCGCATCGGTGTCCTGGTCGCCCAGCGCATGTCGGCCTTCGGCATGAAGGTCGTCGCCTACGACCCCTACGTCCAGCCCGCCCGCGCCGCGCAGATGGGCGTCAAGCTCCTCAGCCTGGACGAGCTGCTGGAGGTCGCCGACTTCATCACCGTGCATCTGCCCAAGACCCCCGAGACCCTCGGCCTCATCGGGGACGAGGCGCTGCACAAGGTGAAGCCCTCGGTGCGCATCGTCAACGCCGCGCGCGGCGGGATCGTCGACGAGGAGGCGCTGTACTCCGCGCTCAAGGAGGGTCGCGTCGCGGGCGCGGGCCTCGATGTGTACGCGAAGGAGCCCTGCACGGACTCCCCGCTCTTCCAGTTCGACCAGGTCGTCTGCACCCCGCACCTGGGCGCCTCCACCGACGAGGCCCAGGAGAAGGCGGGCATCGCGGTCGCCAAGTCCGTCCGCCTCGCGCTCGCGGGTGAGCTGGTCCCGGACGCGGTCAACGTCCAGGGCGGCGTCATCGCCGAGGACGTACGCCCCGGCCTCCCGCTCGCCGAGAAGCTCGGCCGGATCTTCACCGCACTCGCGGGCGAGGTCGCGGCCCGGCTCGACGTCGAGGTGTACGGCGAGATCACCCAGCACGACGTGAAGGTGCTGGAGCTCTCGGCGCTCAAGGGCGTCTTCGAGGACGTCGTAGACGAGACCGTCAGCTACGTCAACGCCCCGCTCTTCGCGCAGGAGCGCGGTGTCGAGGTCCGCCTCACCACCAGCTCCGAGTCGCCCGATCACCGCAATGTGGTCACCGTGCGCGGCACGCTCTCCAGCGGCGAGGAGGTCGCGGTCTCCGGCACGCTGGCGGGCCCGAAGCACCTCCAGAAGATCGTGGCCATCGGCGAGCACGACGTGGACCTGGCCCTCGCGGACCACATGGTGGTCCTGCGCTACCAGGACCGTCCCGGTGTGGTCGGCGCGGTCGGCAAGATCCTCGGCGAGGCCGGGCTGAACATCGCGGGCATGCAGGTCTCGCGGGCGGCCGCGGGCGGCGAGGCGCTCGTCGTCCTCACCGTCGACGACACCGTCCCGCAGACGGTGCTGACCGAGATCGCCGACGAGATCGGCGCCTCCTCGGCCCGCTCGGTGAACCTCACCGACTGA
- the ilvN gene encoding acetolactate synthase small subunit, giving the protein MSSKHTLSVLVENKPGVLARITALFSRRGFNIDSLAVGTTEHPDISRITIVVNVEDLPLEQVTKQLNKLVNVLKIVELEPAAAIQRELVLVKVRADSETRSQIVEIVQLFRAKTVDVSPEAVTIEATGGADKLEAMLKMLEQYGIKELVQSGTIAIGRGARSITDRSLRALDRSA; this is encoded by the coding sequence ATGTCCAGCAAGCACACGCTCTCCGTCCTGGTCGAGAACAAGCCCGGTGTCCTCGCCCGGATCACCGCCCTGTTCTCCCGACGCGGCTTCAACATCGACTCGCTCGCGGTCGGTACCACCGAGCACCCCGACATCTCCCGCATCACCATCGTCGTGAATGTCGAGGACCTGCCCCTGGAGCAGGTGACCAAGCAGCTCAACAAGCTGGTCAACGTCCTGAAGATCGTCGAACTCGAGCCCGCCGCTGCGATCCAGCGGGAGCTCGTCCTGGTGAAGGTCCGCGCCGACAGCGAGACCCGCTCCCAGATCGTCGAGATCGTCCAGCTGTTCCGCGCCAAGACCGTCGACGTCTCCCCGGAGGCCGTCACGATCGAGGCGACCGGAGGGGCCGACAAGCTGGAGGCGATGCTCAAGATGCTGGAGCAGTACGGCATCAAGGAGCTCGTCCAGTCCGGCACCATCGCCATAGGGCGCGGCGCGCGCTCGATCACCGACCGGTCCCTGCGCGCCCTCGACCGCTCGGCCTGA
- a CDS encoding acetolactate synthase large subunit, giving the protein MPMTEQATGAHHPQPRARNGGQPSATVEHVTGAQSLIRSLEEVGADTVFGIPGGAILPAYDPMMDSTRVRHVLVRHEQGAGHAATGYAQATGKVGVCMATSGPGATNLVTPIADAHMDSVPLVAITGQVASKAIGTDAFQEADICGITMPITKHNFLVTKAEDIPHTIAEAFHIASTGRPGPVLVDIAKDALQARTTFSWPPTQDLPGYRPVTKPHAKQIREAAKLITQARRPVLYVGGGVLKARATAELKVLAELTGAPVTTTLMALGAFPDSHPLHVGMPGMHGAVTAVTALQKADLIVALGARFDDRVTGKLDSFAPYAKIVHADIDPAEIGKNRTADVPIVGDAREVLADLVQAVQAEHTEGRTGDYAAWWKDLNRWRDTYPLGYDLPEDGSLSPQQVIQRIGKLAPEGTIFAAGVGQHQMWASHFIDYKQPATWLNSGGAGTMGYAVPAAMGAKAGMPDRTVWAIDGDGCFQMTNQELTTCALNNIPIKVAVINNGALGMVRQWQTLFYNQRYSNTVLHSGPDSDGGPARGTRVPDFVKLSEAMGCYAIRCEDPAELDKVIEEANSINDRPVVIDFIVHEDAMVWPMVAAGTSNDEVQAARGVRPDFGDNEDD; this is encoded by the coding sequence ATGCCGATGACCGAGCAGGCCACCGGGGCCCATCACCCGCAGCCGCGCGCCCGTAACGGCGGACAGCCGTCCGCCACCGTCGAGCACGTCACGGGCGCCCAGTCCCTCATCCGTTCTCTTGAGGAAGTCGGCGCCGACACGGTATTCGGCATCCCCGGCGGTGCGATCCTCCCCGCCTACGACCCGATGATGGACTCCACCCGCGTCCGTCACGTCCTGGTCCGCCACGAGCAGGGCGCCGGTCACGCCGCCACGGGGTACGCGCAGGCCACCGGCAAGGTCGGCGTCTGCATGGCCACCTCGGGGCCCGGCGCCACCAATCTGGTCACCCCGATCGCCGACGCACACATGGACTCCGTGCCGCTCGTCGCGATCACCGGCCAGGTCGCCTCCAAGGCCATCGGCACCGACGCCTTCCAGGAAGCCGACATCTGCGGCATCACGATGCCGATCACCAAGCACAACTTCCTGGTGACCAAGGCCGAGGACATCCCGCACACCATCGCCGAGGCCTTCCACATCGCCTCCACCGGCCGCCCCGGACCGGTCCTCGTCGACATCGCCAAGGACGCCCTCCAGGCCCGGACCACCTTCAGCTGGCCGCCCACCCAGGACCTGCCCGGCTACCGCCCGGTGACCAAGCCGCACGCCAAGCAGATCCGCGAGGCCGCCAAGCTGATCACCCAGGCCAGGCGCCCCGTGCTGTACGTCGGCGGCGGCGTCCTCAAGGCCAGGGCCACCGCCGAGCTGAAGGTCCTCGCGGAGCTGACCGGAGCGCCCGTCACCACCACCCTGATGGCGCTCGGCGCGTTCCCCGACAGCCACCCGCTGCACGTGGGAATGCCGGGCATGCACGGCGCGGTCACCGCCGTCACCGCGCTGCAGAAGGCCGACCTGATCGTCGCCCTCGGCGCCCGCTTCGACGACCGCGTCACCGGCAAGCTGGACAGCTTCGCCCCGTACGCCAAGATCGTCCACGCCGACATCGACCCGGCCGAGATCGGCAAGAACCGCACCGCGGACGTCCCGATCGTGGGCGACGCCCGCGAGGTCCTGGCCGACCTGGTCCAGGCCGTCCAGGCCGAGCACACCGAGGGCCGCACCGGCGACTACGCCGCATGGTGGAAGGACCTCAACCGCTGGCGCGACACCTACCCGCTCGGCTACGACCTGCCCGAGGACGGCAGCCTCTCCCCGCAGCAGGTCATCCAGCGCATCGGCAAGCTCGCCCCCGAGGGCACGATCTTCGCGGCGGGCGTCGGCCAGCACCAGATGTGGGCCTCCCACTTCATCGACTACAAGCAGCCCGCCACCTGGCTCAACAGCGGCGGCGCCGGGACGATGGGCTACGCGGTCCCGGCCGCGATGGGCGCCAAGGCCGGCATGCCCGACCGCACGGTCTGGGCCATCGACGGCGACGGCTGCTTCCAGATGACCAACCAGGAACTGACCACCTGCGCGCTCAACAACATCCCGATCAAGGTCGCCGTCATCAACAACGGCGCCCTCGGAATGGTCCGCCAGTGGCAGACCCTCTTCTACAACCAGCGCTACTCCAACACCGTCCTGCACTCCGGCCCCGACAGCGACGGCGGTCCGGCCAGGGGCACCCGCGTCCCGGACTTCGTCAAGCTCTCCGAGGCCATGGGCTGCTACGCCATCCGCTGCGAGGACCCGGCCGAACTGGACAAGGTCATCGAAGAGGCCAACTCCATCAACGACCGCCCCGTCGTGATCGACTTCATCGTCCACGAGGACGCCATGGTCTGGCCGATGGTCGCCGCCGGCACCTCCAACGACGAGGTCCAGGCCGCACGCGGCGTCCGCCCCGACTTCGGCGACAACGAAGACGACTGA
- a CDS encoding 2-hydroxyacid dehydrogenase, which produces MTATTADVWLPFRADEIDALPEGLNYLFWDGGPDFPGDPADCAYYVVPYMKGSEIAVRPLAAMSTVQVVQTLSAGIDHVEPGLGLLRAGVRLCNAKGVHEASTAELTLAIILASLRGIPGFVHGQDKEEWRSGFYPALADKSVLIVGYGSIGSAIEDRLGPFECARVARVARSARTTARGPVHTLDDLPALLPEADVVILSTPLNPSTRGLVDADFLAAMRDGALLVNVARGGVVDTKALLSEVESGRLRAALDVTDPEPLPSGHPLWHAPNVLITPHVGGSTSAFEPRAKRLLAAQLTRFAAGEPVRNVVLTTG; this is translated from the coding sequence ATGACTGCGACGACTGCCGACGTATGGCTGCCCTTCCGGGCCGACGAGATCGACGCCCTCCCCGAAGGCCTCAACTACCTCTTCTGGGACGGTGGCCCGGACTTCCCCGGCGATCCGGCCGACTGCGCCTACTACGTCGTTCCCTACATGAAGGGTTCCGAGATCGCGGTACGGCCACTCGCCGCCATGAGCACCGTCCAGGTGGTCCAGACGCTCTCCGCGGGCATCGACCACGTGGAGCCGGGCCTCGGACTGCTGCGCGCGGGGGTGCGCCTCTGCAACGCCAAGGGGGTGCACGAGGCGTCGACCGCCGAGCTGACGCTCGCCATCATCCTGGCCTCCTTGCGCGGCATTCCCGGATTCGTGCACGGCCAGGACAAGGAGGAGTGGCGGTCCGGCTTCTATCCGGCGCTCGCCGACAAGTCCGTGCTGATCGTGGGGTACGGCTCCATCGGCTCGGCCATCGAGGACCGGCTCGGCCCCTTCGAGTGCGCGCGGGTGGCGCGCGTCGCGCGCTCCGCACGGACCACCGCACGCGGTCCCGTACACACGCTCGACGATCTCCCCGCGCTGCTGCCCGAGGCCGACGTCGTCATTCTCTCCACCCCGCTGAACCCGTCCACGCGGGGACTGGTGGACGCCGACTTCCTCGCCGCGATGCGGGACGGGGCCCTTCTCGTCAACGTCGCCCGGGGCGGAGTCGTCGACACCAAGGCACTGCTGTCCGAAGTCGAGTCCGGGCGACTGCGGGCCGCGCTCGATGTGACCGACCCGGAACCGCTGCCGTCGGGCCATCCTCTCTGGCATGCTCCGAATGTCTTGATCACACCTCATGTGGGCGGCAGCACCTCGGCGTTCGAGCCGCGCGCCAAGCGGCTGCTGGCCGCACAGCTCACCCGGTTCGCCGCCGGAGAGCCGGTGCGCAACGTGGTACTCACCACCGGCTGA